CTGGCACTTCCGGCGGCCCCTACAGAGAGGCAGCTCCAGGGCTTTGAGCTGCCTGCCCCTGGCCTCCTGGGAAGGTGGCTTCTTGCCGAGCCTCCAGGGTGGCCCAGGTAGGTAGGCCCCGAGCACGGGCACCCGGCTATCTGACGGTGCCTGTGCCCATCACTGTGGGCTGCTGTCTGGTACAAGGCTCAGTGGAGTCACTCACTTACCCAGCAGCTGCCTTGTGCTATGCCTGGCTGGCGCCAGCGTGGGGACCCTGGAGATGGTTGTGGTCTCTAGTGGCAGAAGACAGGCAGATAGGAGGGCGGCACTCGAGCCTCAGGTGCCACAACGGGGGTACACTCCTCGGTGCCCATCCCACCCAACCGCCCTACAGGCAGGGCAGGGGCGGGAGGGCATCCTCACACCGCCTTTGCTGTTCCCACCAGCAGCGTACGGGAGGGTCCCGACCTGGACAGGCCTGGGAGCGACCGGCAGGAGCGCGAGAGGGCACGGGGGGACTCGGAGGCCCTGGACGAGGAGAGCTGAGCCGCGGGCAGCCAGGCCCAGCCCCCGCCCGAGCTCAGGCTGCCCCTCTCCTTCCCCGGCTCGCAGGAGAGCAGAGCAGAGAACTGTGGGGAACGCTGTGCTGTTTGTATTTGTtcccttgggtttttttttcctgcctaattTCTGTGATTTCCAACCAACATGAAATGACTATAAAtggttttttaatgaaaaaagaaatcacttttaTTGGCTTGGTTTTCTAGCATTGCTGGTGCAGTGGGGGCCTGAGCTGGGGCGCAGGCGGCAGTGTCACTGGGCCCGTTTGGGACTGGGTTGAGCCATCAGGCCACCGTGAGAAGCGACTAAAAGGCACTCTGGGCCCAGCCCAACCCTGAAAGGCCAGTGGCAGGAGAGCTGGGCGGGAGCAAGCTCTTCCCAGGAGACAAGAGGGACAAACCAGGGCATCTAAGCTGTGCTGCCTGCGCCCTGCCCCGCACCCACGAGGCTGGGGGGTTTGATGCTTCCTGCATCTGGCAGCCCAGGGTCCAGGCAGGTGAGCAGGTCCGATGTGGGGAGGACGAGGGTCCGCGAGGCTAGGCTGGGAGGGTGGAGACCAGGCCTTCCCTGAGAGCCGCTGCTAGCCGACAGTGGTCTCCAGCGTTCAGGGAGCATGGGCCTCAGGGGCCAGCCTCGACTCACCCCAGCTGTGTCACCCACACACCGTGTGACTTTGGACAGGTTCCCCTCCCACTCGgggcttctctttcctcctctgcaTAAGGGGCTGTCACGTGGGCACGGTCCCAAGCAAGTCACCCCGTGCTCCGAAGTTGCTCATTCCACAGTGGCGTCTCGTGTTTGTCGTCCTGCCCAGCGTAGCCGAGTTGCCTCCGTCCCAGTAAGAATTAGGCTGTGGTGTGGCGGGAAGGGACTTCCTGAGCTGCGGCCCCATGCTTGGTTGGCTGGACGTGAGCTGCAGTCACTGTGCCTGATTTCTGCAAATGGCTGTGTCTGGCATCCTAGCCTCCGATGGCCATGGGTGTCGGGCTGAGGAGAAGGCTTGGGAAGGCTCCTGACCCGTCCCCTCTCACGGCCCGTCACCTGAGGCAGTCCTTGCCGTGCCAGCTTCCCCGGTTCAGAGCTGAGCTGAATGCCCCGGCCCCTCACGGCCCCTGGTGCACACGGTGACCCCTGGGGCCCCTCCACCCTTCCTCCCCCTGGGTCTGGGGTTCCTGGGCTCGTGTCCTAGGAGAGCATGGAAAGGGGACGACAAGGTTCTCTTACCGGGTGAGTGGGGATATGGCTTCCTGGGGAGGCCGGGCTGAACGGCTCCTCCCCGCTGGACTGAGCGCAGCCACGGCACGTCTCACACCCGACCTGAGCCTGCCAGCCTCCACGACCTGGGCTAGCCTGAGAGCACGGGGCCCGGCGGCCGGGTCCGCCACCACCAGTGTCTCTGATGcctgcagcctccccagcccCGCTTCCTCTGCAGCCCGGCGCTTGGGTGGGCCTGAGGACCCAGGGGGAGTGTGCGGCGGAGGAAGGGCTGTGCCATAGGCACGCAGCCTCTGTGGCTGTTCCCAGCCCTGTCTGATCCCTCCATAGGGCACAGTTCCCTGCGGGGAAGTCCTTTGTCTGTGTTCTCCAGGGGCAGCTGCTGGGCCCAGCCTCCCCAGGGGCCTCAGAGCCCCAGGTGCCTGGGGCAGGCCTGTGGTGGGCAGCTGGAGGCAGCAGCAgcctgtttgcttgttttttgcaccccccaccccctgcaaacTGCTCAGTCTCAAGCCAGGCTGGTGCAAAGCCccagctgtggctgctgtggctcCTGGCAGCTTTGTCCCCACCGTGAGGCCACCCCGGGGGTCAGCAAAGGCAGTAGCAGCCTGCCTTGGGATGATGATGGCAGTGTCGCTTTTTCTAGTACTTTCTACTATGAGGGAATGTGGTTCTTAAGACCCTCAAGGTGTGTGTGCTAAGGCCGGAGACCCACTTTCAGCATGAGAACGGAGCTGCCCGGAGCCTGGGATGCCACAGCACTGCCTGCACCGCTGATAGCTGGGGGCCCGTGCTGCAGGACTGGAAGAGCCCTGCTAGATATAAAAGGGTTGCTAGCGGGGCAAACAGATGcccttccaggctgggcacgctgctttttctctttcctaattgCAGTGCTTGCTTGGGGACTTCAAGGGAAGGCTCTTGGCTGGTGGTCTGAGTGACCCCAGGCTCCGAGAGGGGCAGGCAGCgctggggaggaggtgggagatGCAGGCAGGCCCGGAGCAGGGCGTGGGGTGGCTCAGTTAAGAAGGTCACTGCCTCCGCAGCCCCTCGGCGCTCAGCCAGCTGCAGCCCCAAAGGTCTAGGGCTTTAGGGAACCGATCCAGGTTTGGGGGCGGGGAGAAAGTTCTGAGGCAGCTCCTCCCTGGACAGAGCAGGGCGACCCCGCGCCGGGCCTGCAGGCTCCTACAGCTACTGCCCGCCAGCGGGCAAGGCGAAGGGCCCTACCAGCCAGCTGAGCGGGGGATTGTGCTGTAGGCCCTCCAGCAGCTGCTCTAACCCCTGCCAAGCCTGGTGCACACCCTCGCGGCTCTGCACCAGCCGCTCTGCGGGCAGCTCCTCTACAGAGCCAGCTGAGGCCACGATGCCATAGAGCTCACAGAGGCTGTGCCGCGCCCGCCCCACTGGCTGCTGGAGCTCGGCGGGcaggccctggaggctggagacCAGGCCACTGTAGGCCGTGTGCAGCTGCCGGAGAAGGCCGCAGACCCTGGACAGAACCCCGGCATCCCGCTCCTGTGGGAGGAAGGCGCAAGGTGAGTGGAGACCcatgggcggggtggggggaccCTAGCCCTGTGCCAGACCCACCTCCTGGACAGCAGCGTCCTCCGCACTGGCACCTGAGCCCTGGTCCAGACGTGGCTGCCCTTCTGGAGCCTGCTGGGCCTTTTCAATCTGGAGAGAGAGTACAGTGGGGAAATGATGGCTTCTTGGCAAATGACCTTTcacaacccccacctccccctcccccagggacCTGGGCACATTCACAGTCCTGGGAGAAAGGCCACGAGTTCCAAGTCAGTTGTACCACAGTGGGCGTGTTGTCTTGCAGAAAGAGGCAATAGTTCAAACTTCCCCATGAGGTCATCAGGGAGTGCACGTAACACAGTGTCTGTGGGGTCGTGTCACTCCTCACCCCTAAACCTGTGGCTGCCCAGTACCCTTAAGATAAAACCCAGCTCCTCACCATGGCCTTGGTGGGCTGGCCCCTGGGACACCTCTGGCCTCATCTCCCATGGCACCCCACTGCTGTCTCCACTGAGGCCACACTGGCTCCATTCTGCCCTCCGGCCACTCCAGCAGGcttctgccccagggcctttgcacacactGCCCACTCAGCCGGGAGCCTGCTTCCCGGGCCCTTCACAAGGTCCGCGTTCGGCCTCAGCTCCAGGTGACCCTTGGTGAGACCTTCCTGGCCCATGGTGTGGCAGCCCCAGTCCCTCCCGTCACATCTGCCCCTCTCCTCGGGAGCACAGCGTGCGGCTTTGGTGTTCATTGACTTGGTGTTTATCCGCCCCTGGCAGGGGAACACTCAGGACTCTGTCCTCGTTgttgctgtgtccccagcacgTGGCACCCACGCCCCACCCTGTCCACAGGGCCCCATCTTCCTCATCATCTCAATGGCTGGTAGGGATGCGGCACGCCGTCAAAATATCGACTCCAGACTGCTGTCGCCCTCCCAGCCCTCGCCGCGCCAGTGCTGGAGACCTGAAGCCAGCTGCATATGCAGACGCGTCCCCTCGGTGCCCACCAGGCATCTCCCCTCACCCTGTCCAAGGCCAGGCTCCTAATATCCACTCTGCAACCCGCCCGGCCTCCCCTCAGCCCCCCTGCTCTCCTTGTCTGCTCAGGTTACAAGCCTCAGGGGTCTCTTGGGGTCTTCTCTCACCTCCCACATCGGACCCGGGCAGCTCTGACTTCGAAACACCCAGAGCCCAGCTACTTCTCACCACCACAGCGTGACTCCTGAGGCCCGGCAGCACTTGCCTGGGTTTACGTCCCACTGTCTCCTCTGGCCCTCGCCCCCACCCGGTGGCCTGACCTCCCCCATCAGAGTGATCCTTTTAAATGAAACCCACCTTGGATCAGGCCGCTCCTCTGCCCAGAGCCCTCCAGGGCTCCCAACTCCCTTGGGGTCGAAGCCCAGGTCCGGCCCAACCTGCCCCATCCCCTCCTCACTCGGCTCCAGCCTCCCAGGCCTCCTTCCTATTCCTCCAACATGCCGGGAcagtcctgccccagggcctttgcacgggCCGTGCCCTCCGCTCAGATCACACTCCTGCCCATTCTGACGCACTCCCTCTCTGTCATTTAGACCTGACTTCAAGTGTCCCCTCTTCAGGGTGACCAGCCCCAGCACAGCCACTTCCTTATCCTGGTACATGTTCCATTTTCCAAGCATCATCCAACGCGACGCCCTATATATTCATCTGTGAATTGTCTTCCCCAACCAtggcgccccccaccccccaagggCAGGCCTGGATATCCAGGGTCTTCAGTAGCACTTAAAGGAACAAGTGAGACATGATGAGTCACACACCACATCCCATTTCCCAGCCCAGCATCCTTCACGTGTGGCCCTGAGCAAAGCTCTTCTCTTCCTGTGgcctccttctccccttctgAAGAGTGCCTGGGCTGAGTTCTGGCCCAGGCTACTTTGCTGTGAGGATTCAAAGGtgggaaaatgctttgtgatCAGCCGCTTGCAGCGTGCTGCGAGGGTGGGCCCATTCCTTCATTCCTCCATGGCGTTTACAGGAACGCCTTCCAACTGCGCCATTGTACCGCGTGCCAGAGGCACGGCAGCGACTGTGCATCTGGGGGTGGCCACAGTGACATGAGGTGTCCTGAGGGTCCCTAGGACAGACTTGCCCTTGGCACTGTGGACACGGGGGCTAGATGGTTCTCTGGGGTGGGGCCAccctgggcactgcagggtgctGAGCAGTGTCCCTACTCTCCACCAGGGGCttcccccagttgtgacaaccacagATGTCCCCAGACATGGACTAGTGTCCCCTGGAGGCAGGTCATCCACACTGAGAACCCTGGGTTAGACCCTCAAACTGCGGCTTGTCACAAACCCCGGATGTTGATGGAAAACACAGTGGCCTAGGCTGCACGCCAGGAATCCTGACCGAGGGCGGCATCTCAAGGTTTCTCACGGCCCGCCGGGGTGGGACTGCTGTCCACCAACATGTAAAACCTGTgactgctgggcacggtggctcacgcctgtcatcccagcactttgggaggccaaggcaagaggatcgcggGAGcgcagaagctcaagaccagcctgggctacatagggaggccccatctctacaaaaaatttaaccaGGTTTGGTAGTGTgcacccagaggctgaggcaggaggatcacttgaacccaggagtttaagaccagcctgggcaacatagcaaaatctaatctctactaaaaatacaacaacaaatactaagctgggcgtggtggtgcatgccagttgtccagctgcttgggaggctgaggtgggaggatctcttgaccccagtaggttgaagctgcagtgggccatgatcaagccactgtagtccagcctgggtggcagagcaagaccctgtctcactgTCTCCAAAACATAAACCCCTAGAGCAGTCCTGTGAGatttctgcctcccgggctgCACAACAGCTTCTAGAGGAAATGTTGGCCCTCAGGACTGGGGACGGGGAGACTGGAGGCCAGGGACGCTGCTCAGCTCCCTGCAGGGACCAGGATGATCCCACCCCAGAGCACGATCCGGCCCCAACGTCCACATTGCCAAAGGGGAGAACCTAGGCCAGAGGAAGAGAGCGGGGCCAGTGGGAGGGGTGGACGACTCTGGCCAGGGTGCATGACCCCTGGATGCATCCGAGTCATGTTGCGTTGGGTCCTTTCCTGCGTGCGTTGCAGCCCCAGGCCCTGCGGGCTCCCTGGATCCCATCCTGGCTTCACTTTACCCAGCCACAGCGCCGCCTTTCCATTCCCCGAACACACCCAGCTTGCTCCCCGGTAGCTTGCTGTCCTGTCCCTGCTTTTGGGGGCTTTGCAGAGCTGTCTCCCCATCGGTCAGGACAGGGCCCAGAGGGACGGCCTTCCTGCCCAGCCCACATCCCCCTCTGCACACAGATTGTTTTGCTGTCTTTGTGTCCCCAccgtctttatttttttgagacagagtcttgctctgtcgcccaggctggagtgcagtggcaccatcttggctcactgcaacctccgcctcccgggttcaacctcGCCtcccagattctcctgcctcagcctcccaagtagctgggattacaggcgcctgccaccactcccagccaatttttgtatttttagtagagacggggtttctctgtgttggtcaggctggtctcgaactcctgacctcaagtgacccacccgcctcggcctcccaaattgctggggttacaggcgtgagccaccgcacccagcctacccGCTGTCTTTAAGGATCTGATCTAGCTCCGTCCCCCTTGCCAGGAGGCAAGCCCCATGAGTACAGAGCCATGACCATTGGTGACGCTGACAGCATCATCTCCTAGGTGCTCAGTCAGTATCTGCAGCTGGGTGAGTCCTGGGCAGGGGTTCTAAGAAGTGCCCTGGGGACGGGGCAGCAGCAGGGGGAAGCTCTTACCAGCCTGAAGCAGTCCTGGAGCTGGGCCAGAGTGTCCCTGGCTTGGAACTGGCCGTGCTGCAGGTGGCTCACCGCGTGTTCAAATGCCCGCTGGCGGAAGCTGGGACCCAGGTCACCTAAACGAACGAAGTAGCTCCCCTGTTCCGCCGACAGCACCTTTGGCCCAGGCTGGGAGGCAGCCAGCTGAGCTGGAAAGGAAGGCGCACCGCTCAGTCCCGGAAGCCCCTCAGGGCATCAGGGCTTTATAAAAGTCAAgtgagggccgggcgcggcggttcccgcctgtgatcccagcactctgggaggccgaggcgggcagatcacgaggtcaggagatcgagaccatcctggctaacacggtgaaaccccgtctctactaaaaaaatacaaaaaattagccgggcgtggtggcgggtgcctgtagtcccagctactcgggaggctgaggcaggagaatggcgtgaacccgggaggcggagcttgcagtgagccgagatggagccactgcactccagcctgggtaagagtgcgagactccgtctcaaaaaaaaaaaaaaagttaagtgaggccaggcgcggtggctcacgcccgtaatcacagcacattgggaggccaaggcgggtggatcacctgggatcaggagctcgagaccagcctggccaacatggtgaaaccttatctctactaaaaatataaaataataataattagccgggtgtggtggcgggcgcctataatcgcagctactcgggaggctgagcaggagaattgcttgaacccaggaagtgtggaggttgcagtgtgctgacactgccactggactccagcctgggcgacaagagtgagactctgcctcaaaaataaataagtaaaaataaaagtcaaatgaagctgggtatggtggctcatgcctgtaatcccagcactttgggaggctgaggctggaggatcacttgaacccaggagtttgagaccagcctgggcaacatagagagacaaaaaacatacaaaaaaatacatagccgggcatggtggtcctagctacttgaggctggagcaggaggatcacttgagcccgagagattgaggctgtagtgaacgcaccactgcactccagtgtgggtgacagagcaagaccttgtctctaaaaaaatgaaaaagggccaggtgctctcacgtgtaatcccaacactttgggaggctgaggcaggaggatcgtttgagcccacaagcttgagaccagcctgggcaacacagggagacccccatctgaaacaaaccaaataaatacatttttaaaaaaaaagtcaagggcccagctgggcgtggtggctcacgcctgcaatctcagcacttgggaagctgaggcgggcggatcacgaggtcaagagatcgagaccatcctggctaacacggtgaaaccctgtctctactaaaaatacaaaaaattagccgggtgtggtggtgggcgcctgtagtcccagctgtttgggaggctgaggcaggaggatggcgtgaacccgggaggcggagcttgcagtgaaccgagatcacgccactgcactccagcctgggcaacagagcacgactctgtctcaaaaaaaaaaacaaaacagtcaaGGACCTGCTAGCAGCTGTGCCTGCCTCAGGGACCCATGAACCCAGGCGTCCCCTCACCTTGCTCCTCCGCATTCATGGGGTGGAAGATGTCCCCCAGCCCCTCCAACTCATTCTGCAGCATTGCCAAGCGTGGGGCTTCTTCGGGGCCGTGTGTGGTGGCCAAAAGCCCCGTGTCCTCCCTGCCTGGGGCGGCCCCTTGGGTGAACGTCGCCACGTCAGTCGCAAGGCCCTTGGTAGTGGCTGCGGCTTCCCAGGCAGGCTCCGGGCCTACACTGAGCACATCCGGGGGCGTGGAGATGCCAGAGAACGGGGCCTCTTGGGGGCTCAGGGCAGTCTGCTCCCCACCATTGTCTGTGGTCCTGGAACTGGTGAGTCCACCCCAGGAGGTGGCGGGGGTACTAGGTAACCAGTTCTGGAAGGTGCTGAGGCCAGTGTGGGTGGCCCCTGTCGCCACGTTCCCTGACCCCATGAGCCCAGCGGACACTGCGTCTTTGGTTCCGGTCAGCACTGTCTTGGTGGTGTCCAGGCCCCCCTGGACGGCCCCTTTGGCCATGCTCATGGCACCGGTAACCCCACTGAAGACAGTGTCCTTGGTACCCATAAGCACAGCCTTGGAGGCGTCCACGCCGGTCTGCACGGTTCCTTTGGCCACATTCACTGCCCCCGTGACTCCAGTAGTCACTGCATCCTTAGCGCCACTCAGCACCGtcttggctgtgtccacacctgTCTGGACGGTCCCTTTGGCCACATTTACGGCACCAGTGACTCCACTGCAGACGGTGTCCTTGGTACCGGTCAGGACAGTCTTGCTGGTGTCCACGCCGGTCTGGACAGTCCCTTTGGCCAAGTTCACAGCCCCTGTGAGCCCAGTGGACACGGCATCTTTAGTGCCAGTCAGGACAGACTTTGTAGTGTCCAGGCCCCCCTGGACGGCCCCTTTGGCCACTTTCGCAGCACCGGTCACCCCACTGCCAAGGGTGTTCTTTGTACCTGTTGCGATATTTTGGGTCGTTTTCAGCCCAGTTTGCACAGCACCCTTGGCCACGTTCGCAGCACCGGTGACCCCACTGCAGACAGTGTCCTTGGTACCGGTCAGCACGGTCTTGGCCGTGTCTACACCCATCTGGACGGCCCCCTTGGCCACATTCGCAGCACCGGTCACCCCACTGCACACAGCATCCTTGGTACCAGTTAACACAGTCTTGGTGGTGTCCATGCCGGTCTGGACAGTCCCTTTGGCCAACTTCACAGCCCCTGTGAGCCCAGTGGACACAGCATCTTTAGTGCCAGTCAGGACAGACTTTGTAGTGTCCAGGCCCCCTTGGATGGCCCCTTTGGCCACATTCGCAGCACCGGTCACCCCACTGCAGACGGTGTCCTTGGTACCAGTTAGGACAGTCTTGGTGGTGTCCACACTGGTCTGGACAGTCCCTTTGGCGACATTCACTGCCCCCATGAGCCCAGTAGTGACTGTGTCCTTGGTGCCGGTCAGCACGGTCTTGGCCGTGTCTACACCTGTCTGGGCAGCCCCTTTGGCCACATTCACAGCACTGGTCACCCCACTGCCAAAGGTGTTCTTTGTACCTGTCGCGATATTTTGGGTCGTTTTCAGCCCAGTTTGCACAGCCCCCTTGGCCACGTTCACGGCACTGGTGACCCCACTGTAGATGGTGTCCTTGGTACCGGTTAGGACAGTTTTGGTGGTGTCCATGCCTGTCTGGACGGTCCCTTTGGCGACATTCACTGCCCCCACGAGCCCAGTAGTCACTGTGTCCTTGGTGCCGGTCAGCACGGTCTTGGCTGTGTCTACACCTGTCTGGACAGCCCCCTTGGCCACATTCGCTGCCCCCGTGAGCCCAGTGGACATCGTGTCTTTTGTACCTATGACCACAGACTTGGTGGTGTCCAGGCCCCCCTGGACGGCCCCTTTGGCCACGTTCACAGCACTGGTCACCCCACTGCAGACGGTGTCCTTGGTGCCGGTTAGGACAGTCTTGGTGGTGTCTACGCCGGTCTGGACGGTCCCTTTGGCCACGTTCACAGCCCCTGTGAGCCCAGTGGACACAGCATCTTTAGTGCCAGTCAGGACAGACTTTGTAGTGTCCAGGCCGCCCTGGACGGCCCCTTTGGCCACATTCGCAGCACCGGTGACCCCACTGCAGACAGTGTCCTTGGTACCAGTTAGAACGATCTTGGTGGTGTCCACGCCTGTCTGGATGGTTCCTCTGGCCAAATTCATGGCACCAGTCACCCCACTGCAGACGGTGTCCTTTGTACCTGTTGCGATATTTTGGGTTGTGTTCAGCCCAGTTTGCATGGCCCCCTTGGCCACATTCGCTGCCCCTGTGAGCCCAGTGGACATCGTGTCTTTCGTACCCATGACCATAGACTTGGTGGTATCCAGGCCCCCCTGGATGGCCTCTTTGGCCAAGTTCACGGCACCGGTCACCCCACTGCAGACAGTGTTCTTGGTGCCAGTTAGGACAGTCTTGGTGGTGTCCACGCCGGTCTGGATGGTTCCTTTGGCCACATTCATGGCACCAGTCACCCCACTACAGACGGTGTCCTTGGTACCTGTTAGGACAGTCTTACTGGTGTCCACGCCGGTCTGGATGGTTCCTTTGGCCACATTCATGGCACCAGTCACCCCACTACAGACGGTGTCCTTGGTACCTGTTAGGACAGTCTTACTGGTGTCCACGCCGGTCTGGATGGTTCCTTTGGCCACATTCATGGCACCAGTCACCCCACTACAGACGGTGTCCTTGGTACCTGTTAGGACAGTCTTACTGGTGTCCACACCGGTCTGAATGCTTCCTCTGGCCACATTCACTGCCCCTGTGAGCCCAGTGGACACAGCATCTTTGGTGCCGGTCAGCACAGCCTTGGAGGTTTCCACGCCAGTCTGGACAGTCCCTTTGGCCAAGTTCACTGCCCCCATGACCCCAGTAGTCACTGTGTCTTTGGTGCCGGTCAGCACAGTCTTGGTGGTGTCCACACCGGCCTGTACGGTCCCTTTGGCCACATTCACTGCCCCCGTGAGCCCAGTGGACA
The DNA window shown above is from Homo sapiens chromosome 19, GRCh38.p14 Primary Assembly and carries:
- the PLIN4 gene encoding perilipin-4 isoform X1, with product MSAPDEGRRDPPKPKGKTLGSFFGSLPGFSSARNLVANAHSSARARPAADPTGAPAAEAAQPQAQVAAHPEQTAPWTEKELQPSEKAWGPWLSPSLGHAVMDEACLQPGKGVRENGRGWRCELMRTSSRRARVPHHSPMNVWLTGVGQMVSGAKDLVCSKMSRAKDAVSSGVASVVDVAKGVVQGGLDTTRSALTGTKEVVSSGVTGAMDMAKGAVQGGLDTSKAVLTGTKDTVSTGLTGAVNVAKGTVQAGVDTTKTVLTGTKDTVTTGVMGAVNLAKGTVQTGVETSKAVLTGTKDAVSTGLTGAVNVARGSIQTGVDTSKTVLTGTKDTVCSGVTGAMNVAKGTIQTGVDTSKTVLTGTKDTVCSGVTGAMNVAKGTIQTGVDTSKTVLTGTKDTVCSGVTGAMNVAKGTIQTGVDTTKTVLTGTKNTVCSGVTGAVNLAKEAIQGGLDTTKSMVMGTKDTMSTGLTGAANVAKGAMQTGLNTTQNIATGTKDTVCSGVTGAMNLARGTIQTGVDTTKIVLTGTKDTVCSGVTGAANVAKGAVQGGLDTTKSVLTGTKDAVSTGLTGAVNVAKGTVQTGVDTTKTVLTGTKDTVCSGVTSAVNVAKGAVQGGLDTTKSVVIGTKDTMSTGLTGAANVAKGAVQTGVDTAKTVLTGTKDTVTTGLVGAVNVAKGTVQTGMDTTKTVLTGTKDTIYSGVTSAVNVAKGAVQTGLKTTQNIATGTKNTFGSGVTSAVNVAKGAAQTGVDTAKTVLTGTKDTVTTGLMGAVNVAKGTVQTSVDTTKTVLTGTKDTVCSGVTGAANVAKGAIQGGLDTTKSVLTGTKDAVSTGLTGAVKLAKGTVQTGMDTTKTVLTGTKDAVCSGVTGAANVAKGAVQMGVDTAKTVLTGTKDTVCSGVTGAANVAKGAVQTGLKTTQNIATGTKNTLGSGVTGAAKVAKGAVQGGLDTTKSVLTGTKDAVSTGLTGAVNLAKGTVQTGVDTSKTVLTGTKDTVCSGVTGAVNVAKGTVQTGVDTAKTVLSGAKDAVTTGVTGAVNVAKGTVQTGVDASKAVLMGTKDTVFSGVTGAMSMAKGAVQGGLDTTKTVLTGTKDAVSAGLMGSGNVATGATHTGLSTFQNWLPSTPATSWGGLTSSRTTDNGGEQTALSPQEAPFSGISTPPDVLSVGPEPAWEAAATTKGLATDVATFTQGAAPGREDTGLLATTHGPEEAPRLAMLQNELEGLGDIFHPMNAEEQAQLAASQPGPKVLSAEQGSYFVRLGDLGPSFRQRAFEHAVSHLQHGQFQARDTLAQLQDCFRLIEKAQQAPEGQPRLDQGSGASAEDAAVQEERDAGVLSRVCGLLRQLHTAYSGLVSSLQGLPAELQQPVGRARHSLCELYGIVASAGSVEELPAERLVQSREGVHQAWQGLEQLLEGLQHNPPLSWLVGPFALPAGGQ
- the PLIN4 gene encoding perilipin-4 isoform 2 (isoform 2 is encoded by transcript variant 4), coding for MSAPDEGRRDPPKPKGKTLGSFFGSLPGFSSARNLVANAHSSARARPAADPTGAPAAEAAQPQAQVAAHPEQTAPWTEKELQPSEKMVSGAKDLVCSKMSRAKDAVSSGVASVVDVAKGVVQGGLDTTRSALTGTKEVVSSGVTGAMDMAKGAVQGGLDTSKAVLTGTKDTVSTGLTGAVNVAKGTVQAGVDTTKTVLTGTKDTVTTGVMGAVNLAKGTVQTGVETSKAVLTGTKDAVSTGLTGAVNVARGSIQTGVDTSKTVLTGTKDTVCSGVTGAMNVAKGTIQTGVDTSKTVLTGTKDTVCSGVTGAMNVAKGTIQTGVDTSKTVLTGTKDTVCSGVTGAMNVAKGTIQTGVDTTKTVLTGTKNTVCSGVTGAVNLAKEAIQGGLDTTKSMVMGTKDTMSTGLTGAANVAKGAMQTGLNTTQNIATGTKDTVCSGVTGAMNLARGTIQTGVDTTKIVLTGTKDTVCSGVTGAANVAKGAVQGGLDTTKSVLTGTKDAVSTGLTGAVNVAKGTVQTGVDTTKTVLTGTKDTVCSGVTSAVNVAKGAVQGGLDTTKSVVIGTKDTMSTGLTGAANVAKGAVQTGVDTAKTVLTGTKDTVTTGLVGAVNVAKGTVQTGMDTTKTVLTGTKDTIYSGVTSAVNVAKGAVQTGLKTTQNIATGTKNTFGSGVTSAVNVAKGAAQTGVDTAKTVLTGTKDTVTTGLMGAVNVAKGTVQTSVDTTKTVLTGTKDTVCSGVTGAANVAKGAIQGGLDTTKSVLTGTKDAVSTGLTGAVKLAKGTVQTGMDTTKTVLTGTKDAVCSGVTGAANVAKGAVQMGVDTAKTVLTGTKDTVCSGVTGAANVAKGAVQTGLKTTQNIATGTKNTLGSGVTGAAKVAKGAVQGGLDTTKSVLTGTKDAVSTGLTGAVNLAKGTVQTGVDTSKTVLTGTKDTVCSGVTGAVNVAKGTVQTGVDTAKTVLSGAKDAVTTGVTGAVNVAKGTVQTGVDASKAVLMGTKDTVFSGVTGAMSMAKGAVQGGLDTTKTVLTGTKDAVSAGLMGSGNVATGATHTGLSTFQNWLPSTPATSWGGLTSSRTTDNGGEQTALSPQEAPFSGISTPPDVLSVGPEPAWEAAATTKGLATDVATFTQGAAPGREDTGLLATTHGPEEAPRLAMLQNELEGLGDIFHPMNAEEQAQLAASQPGPKVLSAEQGSYFVRLGDLGPSFRQRAFEHAVSHLQHGQFQARDTLAQLQDCFRLIEKAQQAPEGQPRLDQGSGASAEDAAVQEERDAGVLSRVCGLLRQLHTAYSGLVSSLQGLPAELQQPVGRARHSLCELYGIVASAGSVEELPAERLVQSREGVHQAWQGLEQLLEGLQHNPPLSWLVGPFALPAGGQ